The following proteins come from a genomic window of Bactrocera tryoni isolate S06 chromosome 1, CSIRO_BtryS06_freeze2, whole genome shotgun sequence:
- the LOC120777596 gene encoding superoxide dismutase [Cu-Zn]: protein MKFTIFLLLQAFLLYPAFIRTNVVWCSQTIDDRPLTKANDPPSKKQPSDVVKVVSGTNVKRLERMTVPLSGQFTQYPMYFGYNYAVPRWQAFASIVGEGESAINGIVTFQQLPYNGDIRVTINITGLPTGKHAIHIHTYGDLRDGCKSTGGQFPNNFIGNVDTKEDGSISSAFRSSYLNLFGFNGIVGRSIVIHEKPIDVNIALNAEVFSSSLQSMSDALAYQNEENSVGPAIACGIISITSTTPTTVSA from the exons atgaaatttacaattttcctACTTTTGCAAGCATTTTTATTGTATCCAGCTTTTATTAGAACCAATGTGGTCTGGTGCAGCCAAACAATAGACGACCGGCCACTTACCAAAGCAAATGATCCGCCATCCAAAAAGCAGCCTTCCGATGTTGTAAAAGTTGTGTCTGGTACCAACGTAAAACGTTTGGAGCGAATGACGGTTCCTTTGAGTGGACAATTCACGCAATATCCGATGTATTTTGGTTATAATTAC GCAGTCCCTCGTTGGCAAGCATTTGCGAGTATTGTAGGAGAAGGAGAGTCTGCCATAAACGGAATCGTTACCTTTCAGCAATTGCCTTACAACGGTGACATTAGAGTGACCATTAATATAACTGGACTGCCAACAGGAAAACACGCTattcatatacacacatacggaGATTTACGAGACGGTTGCAAATCAACTGGTGGGCAATTCCCTAACAATTTC aTAGGCAACGTAGACACCAAAGAAGATGGAAGTATCTCATCAGCCTTTCGGAGTTCGTATCTTAATTTGTTTGGCTTCAATGGAATTGTAGGGCGTTCAATTGTTATTCATGAAAAACCAATCGATGTAAATATTGCACTCAATGCTGAAGTGTTTTCTAGTTCACTGCAATCAATGTCCGATGCCCTGGCCTATCAAAATGAAGAAAACTCTGTAGGTCCCGCTATTGCATGTGGGATTATCAGTATAACAAGCACAACGCCGACCACCGTTTCagcatag
- the LOC120776096 gene encoding sodium-coupled monocarboxylate transporter 1, whose translation MDPMDSTVTSIITSKPIKAMNVTELSSSLQHFGVLDYFVFVLMLSVCAIIGLYFGFIENKKKQSDNEQRRGSEALEYLVGGRKMKVFPVALSLVASFVSGISLLGTSTEIYVYGTQYAFILITLVISGIISWYVFLPVFCNLQLTSTYEYFEMRFGREVRYFGSVLFIVNMILWLPVAVYVPALTFNQVSGIDTHIVTPIVCLICTFYTCVGGLKAVIWTDVVQSFIMYGSIVTICIKGTLDVGGLDVVLQRNRESGRLNMPDWTWDPTVRLSMLAVFVGGSLHKIQSSAVNQICIQRYLSLPSLQKAKHTVVLFNILLIFLMLCCCYMGLLAYASYYDCDPISTKLAAASDQLPTLHVMKTVGDIPGLTGLFVAGVFSAALSSLSTGLNSLACVISQDIIASFFKTPLNERHTAILLRLIVFVFGTACIGLVYVVEKLGMVLQLATMTGAVTMGPLLAVYTMGVSFPWINGKSALTGCVTGFLVLSWICANAQIAQMRGEIAYPKMPVSIDGCEYEFDNATAWDTIYNYQPSTFEQRNLYHLSFLWYSAFGAMISIVVACVSTRLFGTTDLEKIDPALLSPFVRRFLPLKQRKTYCSVSLEDFSNYKSPNKGFQRRAN comes from the exons ATGGATCCGATGGACTCTACTGTAACATCCATTATAACTTCAAAACCAATAAAAGCAATGAATGTGACTGAATTAAGCTCTTCTCTTCAACATTTTGGTGTTCTTGACTATTTCGTTTTTGTGCTCATGCTGTCGGTGTGTGCAATAATTGGTTTATATTTTGGATTCATTGAGAATAAGAAAAAGCAAAGTGACAATGAGCAGCGACGGGGTTCAGAGGCGTTAGAATACTTGGTGGGCGGAAGAAAAATGAAAGTGTTTCCTGTGGCTTTGTCTTTAGTCGCGAG TTTTGTTTCCGGAATATCTCTACTTGGTACATCTACGGAAATCTATGTTTACGGTACCCAATATGCTTTCATTCTAATTACGTTAGTTATATCTGGAATAATATCGTGGTATGTCTTTCTTCCTGTTTTTTGCAATCTTCAGTTAACTTCGACATATGAG TATTTTGAAATGCGATTTGGTCGCGAGGTACGCTATTTTGGATCCGTTTTGTTTATCGTAAACATG ATTCTTTGGCTGCCCGTTGCAGTATATGTACCAGCTTTGACCTTTAACCAAG TATCTGGAATCGACACGCATATTGTAACTCCAATAGTGTGTCTGATTTGCACCTTCTATACTTGTGTG GGCGGCTTAAAAGCAGTGATTTGGACAGATGTTGTGCAGAGCTTCATTATGTATGGATCAATAGTGACTATTTGCATTAAAGGAACTCTTGATGTGGGGGGTTTAGATGTGGTTTTGCAACGAAATAGAGAAAGCGGTCGTTTGAACATGCCGGA ttggACCTGGGATCCTACTGTACGTTTGTCTATGTTAGCTGTGTTTGTGGGTGGATCTCTTCATAAGATACAATCTTCTGCTGTCAATCAAATTTGCATCCAACGTTACCTTTCATTGCCTTCCCTACAAAAAGCCAAACACACAGTCGTTTTATTTAATATCCTGCTAATCTTTCTgatgttgtgttgttgttatatggGATTATTAGCCTATGCCAGTTACTACGACTGCGATCCAATTAGCACAAAG CTTGCTGCGGCTAGTGATCAGTTGCCAACTTTACACGTAATGAAGACGGTGGGTGATATACCTGGTTTGACAGGCCTTTTTGTTGCTGGTGTTTTCAGCGCAGCATTGAGCTCATTATCTACTGGGTTGAATTCCTTGGCTTGTGTTATTTCTCAAGATATTATTGCATCCTTCTTTAAGACACCGTTGAACGAACGACATACAGCTATTTTATTGCGCttaatcgtttttgtttttggtacaGCCTGCATCGGTTTGGTTTATGTCGTCGAGAAACTTGGTATGGTTTTACAGTTAGCCACAATGACAGGGGCAGTCACAATGGGACCACTCTTAGCTGTTTACACAATGGGCGTTTCCTTTCCATGGATCAATGGGAAGAGCGCACTTACGGGTTGTGTGACAGGCTTTTTAGTTTTGAGCTGGATATGTGCTAATGCACAAATCGCCCAAATGAGAGGGGAAATCGCTTATCCGAAAATGCCAGTATCCATTGATGGATGCGAATATGAATTTGATAATGCGACAGCTTGGGATACCATTTACAACTATCA gcCATCAACTTTCGAGCAGCGCAATTTATACCATCTATCTTTTTTGTGGTATTCTGCTTTTGGTGCAATGATTTCGATAGTAGTTGCATGTGTATCAACTAGACTATTTGGTACAACggatttggaaaaaatagaTCCAGCATTACTTTCACCCTTTGTACGGCGGTTCTTACCATTAAAACAACGCAAAACATATTGTAGTGTTAGCTTGGAagatttttctaattataaGTCCCCGAATAAGGGTTTCCAACGACGTgctaactaa
- the LOC120776103 gene encoding sodium-coupled monocarboxylate transporter 1-like, with protein MQVFGKFPGLPGLFVSAVFSAALSSVSTLLNSLAAVLLEDFIKPNVRSPISENTVAIVMRTIVIVFGVSAIGLVYIVEKMGMVLQLSATMQSISYGPMLGIFSTGVLMPWISEKSVFVGSLVAVLSMTWICIKAQMAIVTGSFRHTKLPVSVEGCDYEYDNSRYLNSTNEYEVKNGNAIHHISFLLYTMLGALITIVVSNIASLYFGRNKISDVDKKLIAPFIVKYIQKQSYKNVQTSEKLEME; from the exons ATGCAAGTGTTTGGCAAGTTTCCAGGTCTTCCAGGTCTTTTCGTATCAGCTGTGTTTAGTGCAGCATTAAGTTCCGTTTCAACTCTCTTAAACTCTTTGGCAGCAGTGTTACTGGAAGATTTTATTAAACCGAACGTTCGAAGTCCGATCAGTGAAAATACGGTGGCTATCGTTATGCGGACCATTGTAATAGTTTTTGGTGTAAGTGCAATTGGACTAGTATACATTGTCGAAAAAATGGGGATGGTATTGCAGCTATCTGCTACTATGCAATCGATTTCATACGGACCTATGTTAGGCATTTTTTCTACTGGTGTATTGATGCCATGGATCTCAGAAAAG AGTGTTTTTGTTGGAAGCCTTGTCGCCGTCTTGTCCATGACTTGGATATGTATCAAAGCTCAAATGGCCATTGTGACAGGCTCATTTCGTCACACAAAATTGCCGGTTTCCGTTGAGGGATGTGACTACGAATATGATAACAGTCGCTACCTGAATTCTACGAATGAATA CGAGGTTAAGAATGGAAATGCCATACACCATATCTCTTTTCTGTTGTATACAATGCTGGGTGCTCTTATCACCATTGTAGTTTCAAATATCGCTTCACTTTATTTTGGCCGAAATAAGATATCTGATGTAGATAAAAAGCTAATTGCCCCATTCATTGTCAAATATATCCAAAAGCAGAGCtataaaaatgttcaaacaTCCGAGAAGCTTGAAATGGAGTAA
- the LOC120766692 gene encoding uncharacterized protein LOC120766692 — MSCFPRPSECCCCSSCSPCCNYMGDCCNIRRNRSCIDCFPTRMIPDVQVPPKKTKSRSSPIKSSMTKNNNNKRTSQIKNGKRLNVPAESEPSMETKNPKQTKNKQNFQYQDLKKRMEVISEEAEQDSDEEPFSSKNIQNSCADFLSIVHDTVLETVQSSVECMMRNYFVHTMEKVETLCSQMMRNECLLSKMYLDILDKISQQSEKSLRQFKCLCQFIAETQREVSEDRTQNQRCNCPNCTGTEESFISLAKERALSKGRRLSGSGNSNVNFNVYKSELNATNYRDPDNEVKPKTSLTSCTNLAQSKPKLLEKPPGNISSLSNEAIRRNIRRLNESDHFEFSNNRRIPEPPRVDDSFKMEQYENRIEGGKYVSVKTGPSETNMPEVKL, encoded by the exons ATGAGTTGCTTCCCACGTCCATCGGAATGTTGCTGCTGTTCATCTTGTTCGCCCTGTTGCAATTATATGGGTGATTGCTGCAATATCCGTCGAAATCGGTCCTGTATTGATTGTTTTCCAACGCGGATGATTCCGGATGTACAAGTTCCTCCCAAAAAAACCAAGTCTAGAAGTTCTCCAATTAAGTCTTCCatgactaaaaataataataataaacgtaCGTCCCAAATTAAAAACGGAAAGCGTTTAAATGTACCAGCCGAAAGCGAACCCAGTATGGAAACTAAAAATCCTAAGCAGACAAAGAATAAGCAAAACTTTCAATACCAGGACCTCAAGAAGCGTATGGAGGTAATAAGTGAGGAAGCAGAACAAGATTCGGATGAAGAACCATTTAGCAGCAAAAATATTCAGAATTCATGTGCCGACTTTCTCAGTATTGTACATGACACGGTATTGGAAACAGTTCAG AGTTCTGTTGAATGCATGATGCGAAATTATTTTGTCCATACAATGGAAAAGGTCGAAACGTTGTGTTCGCAGATGATGAGAAATGAATGTTTACTAAGCAAAATGTACTTGGATATTTTAGACA AAATATCACAGCAAAGCGAGAAAAGTTTACGACAGTTTAAATGTTTGTGTCAATTTATTGCCGAGACTCAGAGAGAAGTTAGCGAAGATCGTACACAGAATCAGAGATGCAATTGTCCGAATTGCACGGGAACGGAAGAATCTTTTATATCACTGGCTAAAGAAAGGGCTTTGTCGAAAGGACGCCGCCTCTCTGGAAGCGGCAATAGTAACGTTAACTTCAATGTTTATAAGAGTGAGTTAAATGCAACGAACTATCGTGACCCCGACAACGAGGTAAAACCTAAAACATCGCTGACAAGCTGCACAAATTTAGCACAGTCTAAGCCTAAACTACTTGAAAAGCCACCAGGTAATATTAGTAGCCTGAGTAATGAGGCAATTCGGCGAAATATTAGACGGTTGAATGAATCTGACCACTTTGAGTTTTCCAATAATCGCAGAATTCCTGAGCCCCCTAGGGTCGATGACAGTTTTAAAATGGAACAGTATGAGAATCGAATAGAAGGTGGCAAATACGTTAGTGTGAAAACAGGGCCAAGTGAAACAAACATGCCGGAAGTAAAACTGTAA